The Natronosporangium hydrolyticum nucleotide sequence GGTGGCCGGGCCAGGCGTGGCCAGGCCGGAGGACCTGCTGCCGACCATCGCCGCCCACGGCGTCGGCCAGGGGTACGGCGAGGGGGCGCTGCGCTATCGGGCGGCGCTCGGCGTGCCGGTCGCCGCTGAACCGGTCTATCCGGATCCGGTGGCGCTGGTCGAGGTGGCGGCGGCGCGGATCGTCGCCGGCGCGGAGGGTGAATCGTTGACCCCGAGGTATCTTCGGCGCCCGGACGCGGCCGAGCCGGGCACCCCGAAGCCGGTGACGCCCGGGTGAGACTCGGGCACGCGGGAACGGGGCACCCGGACACGGGCACGCGGGAACGGGCACGCGGACAGGGGGCCACGCGGGAGTGGGGCGGATGGCGCAGACGATCCGGGTCGAGCGGATGCGGTCGACCGACATCGACGAGTTGCTGCCGATCGAGCAGGAGCTGTTCGGTGCCGAGCGGTGGACGGCCGGGATGTTCCGCAGTGAACTTGAGCAGGACCACTATTATCTGGTCGCCCGGGATGCGGCGGGGGTGGTGCTCGGCTATGCCGGGCTGGCGGTGATGGCGCCCGAGGAGGCATGGGTGAACAACCTGGCGGTGCGCCGCGCGGCGCAGCGGCAAGGGATCGGGGAGAGACTGTTGACGGCGTTGCTGGATGAAGCTACCCGGCGGGGCGCGACCCGGGTGTTGCTGGAGGTTGCGGTGGACAACGCGGCCGCGCAGCAGCTCTACGAACGGCACGGGTTCGCCGCGATCGCGGTCCGCCGCGGCTACTACCAGCCGAGCAACACCGACGCGCTGGTGATGGCTCGTGAGTGAGTCGGAGCCGCTGGTCCTGGGGATCGAGACCTCGTGCGACGAGACCGGGGTGGGGATCGTCCGGGGCCACACGCTGCTCGCCGACGCGCTGGCTTCCAGCGTGGCCGAGCACGCCCGCTACGGCGGCGTGGTGCCCGAGGTGGCGAGCCGGGCGCACGTCGCCGCGCTGGTGCCGACCATGCAGCGGGCGCTGGCCGAGGCCGGGGTGCGGCTGGCCGATGTGGACGCGATCGCGGTGACCGCCGGCCCCGGGCTGGCGGGCGCCCTGCTGGTGGGGGTGGCCGGGGCGAAGGGGTATGCGCTCGCCGCGGAGAAGCCGCTGTTCGGGGTGAACCATCTCACCGCGCACGTGGCGGTGGATACGCTGCAGCACGGCCCATTGCCGGAGCCGGCGATCGCGCTGCTGGTCTCCGGCGGCCACTCGTCGCTGCTGCTCGTCGACGACCTGGCCGGCCGGGTCCGGCCGTTGGGCGCCACCATCGACGACGCGGCGGGGGAGGCGTTCGACAAGGTGGCGCGGCTGCTCGGGCTGCCGTTCCCAGGCGGGCCGCCGATCGACCGGGCGGCCCGGGAGGGTGACCCCGAGGCGATCGCGTTCCCGCGCGGCCTGACCGCCCCGAAAGACCTCGCCGAGCATCCGTACGACTTCTCGTTCTCCGGGTTGAAGACCGCGGTGGCGCGCTGGGTGGAGGCCCGGCAGCGAGCGGGCGAGCCGGTGCCGATGGGCGATGTCGCCGCGAGCTTCCAGGAGGCGGTCGCCGACGTGCTGACCCGGAAAGCGGTGGCGGCCTGTCAGGCGCATGGAGTCTCGACGCTGGTGATCGGGGGCGGGGTGGCGGCGAACTCGCGGCTGCGGCTGCTCGCCGAACACCGGTGCGCGCGGGCGGGGTTGACGCTACGGGTGCCCCGCCCGGCGCTGTGCACCGACAACGGGGCGATGGTGGCCGCGCTCGGTTCACACCTGGTGGCCGCTGGCGCCGAGCCAAGCCGGCTGGACCTACCGGCGGATTCGGCGTTGCCGGTGAGCACCGTCCGAGTCTGACGTTTCTCGAGGAGCAGGGAGTGTCCGAGCCGGTGATTGTCCGGATGTGGGAAGTACGCGGGTACCCAGACCGGGTGCCGGAGCTGGTCGATTGGGTGTGCTCGACGGCGCTGTCGGCGGTGGAGCACGATCCCCGGTACGCCGGCAGCGAGGTCTACTCGTCGACCGATCGGGTGGTGGTGATCTCGCACTGGCGCGGTGAGCCGGAGCCGTTGCCGGAGCCGCCGAGCGAGCTGGTCGCGCGGCCGGCGCACGAGTGGGACTTCACTCCGGTCGACCGCTGAAGTCCCGCTCGGGGATGCTGCGGCGGAAGTACTCGTCGGAGGATGGGTAGACGTAGAGCGCCCAGAGCACGAAGAGCCCGATGATCACCGCGATGACGGCGTTGTAGAGGTAGCCGCCCGTGTGGTAAACGATCATGAATATCACCGCGGTGACCATCCGGATGCCCTCGACGATGGCGACGAAGAGGCGGGCACCCTGGGCGCCGCTGAGCAGTCCACCGGCGACGACGAAGAGGACCACTGCGACCAGGGCCTCCACGATCCCGGTCCAGACCAGGCCGGCGGTGCCGAGGCCGGTGGCGGACTGCACCCGGTCGTCGCCGGCGAGACCGATCGTCACCAGCGCGACCGCCGCGGCCATGACCGCCTGGATCAGTACGACCACCGCGACGAAGGTGACTACCCCGGGGCGACGGACCGTCAATAACGACATTCATGGCTCCTTCGGCTCATATCGCCCATTCTAGGAACCCGGGCGGCCGATCATGAGCTAGTTCGCCGAGTCGATCATGAGCTCTCTCCCGGCCGATCATGAGCTAGTTGACAGACACGCCGGGCGTGTCGGCTGTCTCGCTCATGATCGGCCGGGGAGGGCTAGCTCATGATCGGCCGGGCGATGGCGGCGACCGTGGCGTCGGTCAGCCGGATCAGATCCGCCGGGCTCAGCGACACCTGCAGACCGCGCCGGCCTCCCGAGACGTAGACGGTGTCGAACTCGGTCACCGAGGCGTCGACCACCGTCGGCAGTCGCCGCTTCTGCCCTAACGGGCTGATGCCGCCGCGGACGTATCCGGTTGCCCGCTCGGCCGCCGCCCGGTCGGCCACCGCCGCCCGCTTGCCGCCGGCCGCCGCCGCCAACGCTTTCAGGTCGAGTTCGCCGCTGACCGGCACCACCGCTACGGTCAGCACCCCGTCGACCGTGGCCACCAGGGTTTTGCAGACCCGTTCGAGGGCCACCCCCAGCGCCGCCGCGACCGACCGGCCGTACTCTGCGCCGACCGGCACCTCGTAGGGGTGCTGCCCGTGTGGTGTCCGCTGTCGCCGCAGCAGCGCGACCGCCGGAGTGTTCGCCGAGCCCACCCGCTCAGCGTAGGGGGCGGCAGATGAGGGCGGTGTGGGCGTCCGCGACCCGGGTCAGCACCACGGTCGCCGCGCCGGTGCCCCGCAGTCGCAGCTCCCGGCGTACCTGGTCAGGTACGAGCGCGGTACCGCGCTTCATGATCTCCACCTGGCCGATGTCGGCCTCGCGCAGCGCGGTCCGGAGTCGCTTGAGTGAGAACGGCAACACTTGGTGCACCTCCAGCCCGCGCGCGTACGGCGTCTCGACCGGCTGGTCGGTGTAGACGTAGCCGATCTGGTCGTCGGCGAGCGTGCCGTCGACCGTCGCCGCGAACTCGGCGACCAGGTGGGTACGGAGCACCGCCGGATCGGGGTCGTAGAGGTACCGGCGGACCGGCCCGACCGGGGCGTCGTGCGCGCCGTCGCCGGTGAGCTCGCCCCGCGGCGTGCCGTCCGGCGCCAGCAGCGTGGCGCGGCGGGGCACGACCGCCAGCGGGCCGCACCACACGGTCGCCTCCACCAGATCGCCGCCGACCGAGACCCATTCGGCCTCCGCCGCCGCCGGCAGCAACGCGTG carries:
- the rimI gene encoding ribosomal protein S18-alanine N-acetyltransferase, with amino-acid sequence MAQTIRVERMRSTDIDELLPIEQELFGAERWTAGMFRSELEQDHYYLVARDAAGVVLGYAGLAVMAPEEAWVNNLAVRRAAQRQGIGERLLTALLDEATRRGATRVLLEVAVDNAAAQQLYERHGFAAIAVRRGYYQPSNTDALVMARE
- the tsaD gene encoding tRNA (adenosine(37)-N6)-threonylcarbamoyltransferase complex transferase subunit TsaD is translated as MSESEPLVLGIETSCDETGVGIVRGHTLLADALASSVAEHARYGGVVPEVASRAHVAALVPTMQRALAEAGVRLADVDAIAVTAGPGLAGALLVGVAGAKGYALAAEKPLFGVNHLTAHVAVDTLQHGPLPEPAIALLVSGGHSSLLLVDDLAGRVRPLGATIDDAAGEAFDKVARLLGLPFPGGPPIDRAAREGDPEAIAFPRGLTAPKDLAEHPYDFSFSGLKTAVARWVEARQRAGEPVPMGDVAASFQEAVADVLTRKAVAACQAHGVSTLVIGGGVAANSRLRLLAEHRCARAGLTLRVPRPALCTDNGAMVAALGSHLVAAGAEPSRLDLPADSALPVSTVRV
- the ybaK gene encoding Cys-tRNA(Pro) deacylase, whose protein sequence is MGSANTPAVALLRRQRTPHGQHPYEVPVGAEYGRSVAAALGVALERVCKTLVATVDGVLTVAVVPVSGELDLKALAAAAGGKRAAVADRAAAERATGYVRGGISPLGQKRRLPTVVDASVTEFDTVYVSGGRRGLQVSLSPADLIRLTDATVAAIARPIMS